The proteins below come from a single Benincasa hispida cultivar B227 chromosome 4, ASM972705v1, whole genome shotgun sequence genomic window:
- the LOC120076499 gene encoding WEB family protein At1g75720-like has translation MEKRQFRSVKEAVELYGQRLLAPELYANVLREMENEEIEHENNLQKIKSVRDELEIAKQNLEKAKERSVAMARSFSSLQEELEETKRKLQMLKEKSDYDIEFVGDSLKFDFKTQSQRFEVEEEESEVFEKKHAKMNSGEIKDIPSMKKKASKKKKKATLFIGGFFSKKK, from the exons ATGGAAAAAAGGCAGTTTCGATCGGTGAAAGAAGCCGTTGAGTTGTACGGCCAAAGGCTTTTGGCTCCGGAGCTCTACGCCAACGTTCTCCGAGAG ATGGAGAACGAAGAAATTGAACACGAAAATAATCTTCAAAAGATCAAAAGTGTAAGAGATGAATTGGAGATTGCAAAGCAAAACTTGGAGAAAGCTAAAGAAAGGAGTGTAGCAATGGcacgttctttttcttctttgcaaGAAGAGCTAGAAGAAACAAAGAGAAAGCTCCAAATGCTTAAGGAAAAATCAGATTATGACATTGAATTTGTTGGTGATTCTTTGAAATTTGACTTCAAAACACAATCACAAAGATTcgaagtagaagaagaagaaagtgaaGTCTTTGAAAAAAAGCATGCAAAAATGAACAGTGGAGAAATTAAGGATATTCCATCCATGAAGAAGAAGGcaagcaagaagaagaagaaagctaCACTTTTTATAGGAGGCTTTTTTTCTAAGAAGAAGtga